cctatgttGCCACttgtggcagcgctggatccttaatccactgaataagGGCTGGGGTCAATCTtacatcctcccagagacaaagtcaagggtccttaaccctctgaggaaCAAGAGAAACTCTTCCCTTGTTGGACTTTTGAAAAATTCAGTGAGGCAATAATGCAAAAAAGTATTTGTCTGCCATAGCATTAATTAACTGTGAATCATTATCAGTCTGAAGATCTACATTGGGAAATGGTTCTGGTCAATCAGGTAACTGAATTCTAATAGACATACCAATACTTCAGTATCTCTCACTCTCAGACCCTATCTCAGATCTCAGTTGTCTTCCTACTTATGAAtatccagatctgagccatcttGGAAGATGAAATGTAGAGAGATGGATGGAGGTACATGAACTGAAGTAAGGTTTCTTTCTAGGCAAGATGATAAACATTCATTAAGACAAATTCCACCAGGGCACTTACTCCAGTGATAGCATATGAGCTCAGAAACTCATCTGAAGAGTGTGAGAGCTCAGATAAGTTAACATAAATGTTAGCCGCTTCTGGTCTTTTAGGCTGACTACGTCATAATAGTGTTTTATGAAATTTCTGAACTTTATGCTATTTTGAGGGCAGATGATGTAGATCCTCTCATAAAAATATTCTGtgcaatttttgttgtttatttatggAGGAAATTGTTCTTAGATATTAATGCCTAATGAATTAAAGTCCTTTTTGTTAACTCTatgaattagtgatgttggcATCTTCACATTATAGAGGGACAACCTGAGGCCAAAAAAGATTTTACATCACAAGACATAAGGCAAGAGAATGGTGGGACCAAATCATAATGAATCAGGCTTCAGTTTCACAAGTATAGTCAGTCTTTAGTCAGCTGTGCTCTTGAGGGTTAGTAATGTGAGGAAAGAGGTCCCATAGGTCCTACTTAATCTTGTATGTCCAATTAATAGCTTAGTGTCAGAATAATggttgattaaaaagaaaaaaaaatagctctggtTTTCATTGAAAGGAATCATGTTGAGTGTTGAGGGTATGCCACTTGCTTTGTTAACACTAGGTGATATAAGAAAtgcaggcagtttttttttttctccagaagaaAGTGAGAGACCCTAGTGTGGTGGCCACCATTGTGACTTCAATGCTTCTGAATTTTCCCACTCTAGTCCTTCCCCAACAGAGAGGAGAGGAGCGAGAGGAGAGGAGAATGAGGAGGGAGAATCAGAGCAGCGTGTCCAAGttcctccttctgggactccccatccatccagaGCAGCAGGGCTTGTTCTTTGCCCtcttcctgggcatgtacctgaccacagtgctggggaacctgctcatcatcctgctcatcaggctggaccctcgcctccacacccccatgtacttcttcctcagccacttggCCCTCACAGACATCTCCTTTTCCTCTGTAACTgtccctaagatgctgatgaacatgcagacACAGGATCAATCCATTCCCTATGCAGGGTGTGTGACACAgacatattttttcttacattttgctTGCATTGATAATCTTCTTCTtgcagtgatggcctatgacaggtatgTGGCTGTTTGTCACCCTCTACACTATGCAATTTTCATGAGAGAAGGGCTGTGTATTTTTCTGTTGGCTGGATCCTGGTTCCTCTCCTGTGTCAGTGCCCTGacccacaccctcctcctggTTCAACTGTCCTTTTGTGCTGACAACATCATCCtccacttcttctgtgaccttgtCCCTCTGCTTCAGTTGTCCTGCTCAGACACCTCTCTCAATGAGCTGGTCATATTCACTACAGGGGCTGCAGttgtcatttttccattgagtggcATCCTGGTCTCTTATAGCCACATTGAGCTTTCTATCCTGAGGGTCCCCTCTACTAAAGGAATCTGCAAAGCCttgtccacctgtggctcccacctctctgtggtgtcTCTATTCTATGGAACAATAATGGCAGTGTACTTTTCCTCCTCATCAGACCAGTCCCATGACACAGACATCATTGCTTCCATAATGTACacagtggtcacccccatgctgaaccctttcatctacagcctgagaaacagaGACATGAAACTGGCCCTGGGGATTCTTTTCAGaaaccatattttttttccaagtgagaATCACCTAACCATGGTCTTATTTAACTCAATACCCTTGttaaaaaagccttaaaaattgTGTGTTGAGCAACCATGTTTCTAGTGCTTTTCTGACTGTCCTTTAAACAGTCATTGTTATTGGATCAACATCTTTCAATTTATTCATATCTCTTGTCCATTTACTCCTCCATAACCCTAAATGAGACATTATCCACCACACATGTTCAACTCATATTCTTCAAACCACAaatcttctttgtgtgtgtatgtaaatgtctttaaatttatttttaaagtgggttatataattattacattttgtattttacagCTTTTTAAAGTGTGAGTGTATATTTTAAGTCTTATTAAGGTCATATATTGggcattgatttttaaatttttagttttttaattaattagttcATTGGAAATATAGTTGACTCTTCTTGGGGCTACTCATGCAAGCAGAGCATCAGGACATGCtctttgccctgttcctgggcatgtacctgaccaTGGTGCTGGGGATCCTACACATAatcctgctcatcatcctggaccctcgcctccacacccccatgtacttcctcCTCAGCCACTTGCCCCTCACAGGCATCTCTTTTTCATCTGTCATTGCCACTAAGATGCTGATGGACATGTAGACTCAGAATCAATCTATCCCCTATGCCAATATATTTTACCCTCATTTTTTGATTGTCTTGACAATTTCCTTCTCACAGTGATAGCTTATGACAGGTGTGTGACCCTTTGTCAGCCTCTCCACTGCAGCACCATCATGAAGCAGGAACTGTGTGTCTGCTTAGTAGCTGGGTCCTGGTTAGTCTGTTGTACCCACACCCTGCTGCATACCCTCCACTTGGTCCAGCTGATCTTCTTTGTGGATAATATCATCTCCCACTTCTGTGACCTCATTTCCCTCTTGAAGTTAAGCTATTAAGATCCTTCCCTCAATGAGCTGGTCATCTTTACTGTCGGAGGAATGCTTTTCATCCTGCCTTTGAGTAGTTTCCTGGGCTGGTATATTCATATGGGAACCACAGTTCTGAGTGTCTCTTCCACCAAGAGTCCCTTTAAAGTTTCTTCCACCTATGGCTCCCATCTCTGTGGTGTCTTTATACTGAGGGACACTTGCTAGTGTTTCCTTGTTCACCTCATCATGGGACTCCAATGACAAAACATACTTGCTTCTGTCATGTATCCAATAGTTACTCCCATGCTTAACCCCTTCATATAGCCTCAggaacagagacagaaaatgggCCTTAGATATACTTGTTAATAGAGCTACCTTCTTGAAGTGACAATCTCTAAATACTCTTAATTCAGTCATGAACACAGTGAGATGTATCTCCTATAATTATCATACAGTTGGCAATTCTgtaaatttaaatgattattcATTCAGCTGTCATACATAGTGTTAAACATATGTCAATAAGGTCCAGTTTGTTAATTTAATTGTTAAATattcttcatctttaatttgtttttgcttcatCACCTCTTCAACTACATGTGAAAAGTCCTATGTGCATTATGCAACATAATTATGattgtgattttctctttttctcctttttgataTGTCAgtttttgattatatattttcatactaTATTATTGAGAACACACCAATTTagtctcattttcttctccttgtgGATGGATTCTTCTCTATAAGATGTGCTTAAATTGGCTTGCATTGGCTTCAAGCTGATTGTGAACTTCTCTTTTCAGCTCCAAAGTTAATGACACCACACTGGTGAATTGAAATCAGCCATGATGGGCATAATTACACTATGGAGATTGGCAAATGCTATAAAGTACTGCTCTCATGTGATAGGGAGCATTTTCTTACTCATTGATCAGCACACCATTGCCTTTATAGTGAGATGAGGTTTCTTTTTAGCCATGGCTCCTACCCTCACATCTCATTTACATCCTCTGATATTAGTTTAGATATACCagggttttttgttatttttacatgtatttcttttccaacactttaaaatttcttatGTCCTTATATCTGAAAATTGTTAGTTATTAACAGTGTAGAGTTGGCTTTCACTCTTTTTATGTAGGTTAACAATAATTgcatttatagaaaatttgatCTACCAACATCTAATATAATAAGAATGTATTCAgatttatattttccatgtttcTATATGTATTATAATTGACACAActgatttaatatttattctcACTTCTCTTTATAATTTGTTATACCATATCCCCTCCATCAACATATTAatcattcattattattattttgttattcttttctgtgCTTTATGTGGAGATTATGActgttttttcattaaaaagtgtATTGTAGAATTTACTACCTAACatgaaatttactattttaaccacTTGAGGTGTATTATTAGGTGGCATTTAGAATGTTCATCACTGCTATTATATTCTAGGGCTTCAAAAGGGAACTATGGAACATCATGCAGTTGAGTACTTCAcagctatgaaaaaataatggcaGAGATACCTGTGAATTAATATGGAGGGATTTCCAAGATgtattattaaatggaaaaaagcaatGCATAAAAGATCATCTATAGCATGCTACTTCCTAtgtgaaaaagaagggaaaataatatatacatatatattcccatTAAGAAGGAGAAACACATGAGGAATCAATCTGAAACTAATGAGACTGCTACCTACAGGGGTTGGTATGGGAATAGGAtagaaaaaatggagaaatgtgtatatttatttgtaaatttttgacTATGTTATTTTcaccactaaaaaataaaaaggtgatggaaaataaagcaaactaaaagaaaaaaaatgaa
The nucleotide sequence above comes from Phacochoerus africanus isolate WHEZ1 chromosome 2, ROS_Pafr_v1, whole genome shotgun sequence. Encoded proteins:
- the LOC125120906 gene encoding olfactory receptor 1J4-like — its product is MRRENQSSVSKFLLLGLPIHPEQQGLFFALFLGMYLTTVLGNLLIILLIRLDPRLHTPMYFFLSHLALTDISFSSVTVPKMLMNMQTQDQSIPYAGCVTQTYFFLHFACIDNLLLAVMAYDRYVAVCHPLHYAIFMREGLCIFLLAGSWFLSCVSALTHTLLLVQLSFCADNIILHFFCDLVPLLQLSCSDTSLNELVIFTTGAAVVIFPLSGILVSYSHIELSILRVPSTKGICKALSTCGSHLSVVSLFYGTIMAVYFSSSSDQSHDTDIIASIMYTVVTPMLNPFIYSLRNRDMKLALGILFRNHIFFPMIAYDRCVTLCQPLHCSTIMKQELCVCLVAGSWLVCCTHTLLHTLHLVQLIFFVDNIISHFCDLISLLKLSY